One genomic region from Candidatus Cloacimonadota bacterium encodes:
- a CDS encoding TonB-dependent receptor: MKNSRQFISFKFQVSSFKFQVANHLKVWSALVFILILIAPSICSAEIRGRVISQRDNTAIPFAKVEFLLHNQITLSNQNGYFVLENKGEKGKLRISSIGYKTETIKITPEMTKGIVMKLKIEPIEISGISVKGERMGSLTYLTNNVEIVDLNEQNSANLFDALESAAGVVIHKNLGGEKTISLNGCNARQIGVMIDGVKVNVGGSAFNIGQIPLEMVNKIEIVSGNASAISGDSSLGGIVNFILKHPEKTGSGNSFIFGVGSWESYKGNYLGKFNLENTSLLVNISTEKSKNDFKYYNITEHKKIGRSNNDFFNRSLVIKTQTKLSTKITGTFSFLLQNADKGIPGQTTDYMWYGNATAFAKLYNFKNELNFDFKNSKLNFRNFYQIQKSHFKNLEADIFHQYHSKNQTNLFETEIGWELFKKSFNNHFKIGCRVESYKFDNLLETSLEQSIPKKYRKFIYLSNSSKLSTRNRIFEIDFIPNMRLDNIIDDKTRYSTKLGLEITPKFVTNLSFAVNFGNSYRMPEFTSLFWKGDSRVKGNPDLQPEKSKGLNGEIKWNPDFMEFTLSGFINRIEGLIYWYRSAMGIWKPDNLADTQISGISGKINLPICDWLSLSSTATRFYPINKTRDSDHYNNYLLYRSLYKVHNCLNIKISKFGLSFDTNHIGEQYDNFSNTVKLKGYQTFDLSCNFSQRINNHFILDLTFWLKNLLDEEYELYRHIPASGRNYEAKLQIKYK, translated from the coding sequence ATGAAAAATAGCCGTCAATTTATATCTTTCAAGTTTCAAGTTTCAAGTTTCAAGTTTCAAGTCGCTAATCACTTAAAAGTATGGTCAGCATTGGTTTTTATTTTAATACTAATTGCACCAAGTATCTGCTCAGCAGAGATTAGAGGAAGGGTCATCAGCCAGAGAGATAACACAGCAATACCATTCGCAAAAGTGGAATTCTTGCTGCATAATCAGATAACTCTATCCAACCAAAATGGATATTTCGTTTTGGAAAATAAAGGAGAAAAAGGAAAGTTGAGAATCTCTTCCATAGGATATAAAACAGAAACAATAAAAATTACACCTGAGATGACCAAGGGAATTGTCATGAAACTAAAAATAGAACCGATAGAAATTTCAGGAATCAGTGTAAAAGGCGAAAGGATGGGCTCTCTAACTTATCTTACTAATAATGTAGAGATTGTAGATTTGAATGAGCAAAATTCTGCAAATCTATTTGATGCATTAGAATCTGCTGCTGGTGTGGTTATCCATAAGAATTTGGGTGGTGAAAAAACAATTTCTCTAAATGGCTGCAATGCAAGACAGATAGGAGTTATGATTGATGGTGTTAAAGTAAATGTTGGAGGAAGTGCATTTAATATTGGACAGATACCATTAGAAATGGTTAATAAGATAGAAATTGTTTCAGGCAATGCCTCTGCTATATCTGGGGATTCATCTCTTGGAGGAATTGTAAATTTCATATTAAAACATCCTGAAAAAACGGGCTCAGGAAATTCATTCATTTTTGGAGTTGGAAGTTGGGAAAGCTATAAAGGAAATTATCTCGGGAAATTTAATTTAGAAAATACCTCTCTACTTGTAAATATATCCACAGAAAAATCAAAAAATGATTTTAAATACTATAATATAACTGAACACAAAAAAATCGGACGCAGTAATAATGATTTTTTTAACCGTTCATTAGTAATAAAAACTCAAACAAAATTAAGCACTAAAATCACAGGCACATTCTCCTTTCTTCTTCAAAATGCAGATAAAGGCATACCCGGTCAAACAACAGATTATATGTGGTATGGTAATGCAACAGCCTTTGCAAAACTATACAATTTTAAAAATGAGCTAAATTTTGATTTTAAAAATAGCAAACTAAATTTTAGAAATTTTTATCAGATACAGAAAAGTCATTTTAAAAATTTAGAAGCGGATATTTTTCATCAGTATCACTCCAAAAATCAAACTAATCTTTTTGAAACAGAAATTGGATGGGAATTGTTTAAAAAATCATTCAATAATCATTTCAAAATTGGTTGTAGGGTTGAGAGTTATAAATTTGATAATTTGCTTGAAACCAGCTTAGAACAATCTATCCCCAAAAAGTATCGCAAGTTCATTTACTTGTCTAACTCAAGTAAATTATCAACAAGAAATAGAATTTTTGAAATAGACTTTATCCCCAATATGAGACTGGATAATATTATTGATGACAAAACAAGGTATTCCACAAAATTAGGATTAGAAATCACTCCGAAATTCGTTACAAATTTATCTTTTGCAGTAAATTTTGGCAACTCCTATCGTATGCCAGAATTCACATCACTTTTCTGGAAAGGTGATTCGCGGGTTAAGGGAAACCCTGACTTGCAGCCAGAAAAATCTAAAGGATTGAATGGAGAAATCAAATGGAATCCTGATTTTATGGAATTTACACTTTCTGGCTTCATTAATAGAATTGAAGGTTTGATATATTGGTATAGAAGTGCAATGGGAATCTGGAAGCCAGACAATTTAGCTGATACGCAAATCTCTGGAATTTCAGGAAAAATCAATCTGCCAATATGTGATTGGCTGTCACTCTCATCCACAGCCACAAGATTTTATCCAATCAATAAAACCAGGGACTCTGACCATTACAATAACTACCTACTATATCGTTCATTGTATAAGGTCCATAACTGTCTGAACATAAAAATCTCAAAATTTGGACTTTCTTTCGACACAAACCATATTGGAGAGCAATATGATAATTTCAGTAACACAGTGAAACTCAAAGGCTACCAAACATTTGATTTGAGTTGTAACTTTTCTCAAAGAATAAATAATCATTTTATTCTGGATTTAACTTTTTGGTTAAAAAATTTATTAGACGAGGAATACGAATTGTATCGTCATATTCCTGCTTCTGGCAGGAACTATGAAGCCAAATTGCAAATTAAATATAAATGA
- a CDS encoding Rrf2 family transcriptional regulator encodes MKISINADYILRAMYELAVSKEGHPISISKIALNQHIPRKYLEKLFSSLKKSGIVKSTLGKNGGYVLTDKPENITMKQLLKAAEGHISIHNCKDRRIDMSCEFFDRCIFKDFWNKFNTHINDFLDSYTLASFLKKDY; translated from the coding sequence ATGAAAATTTCTATAAATGCTGATTATATTTTGAGAGCGATGTATGAATTGGCTGTCAGTAAAGAGGGGCATCCAATTTCTATATCCAAAATCGCTTTGAATCAGCATATTCCAAGAAAATACCTTGAGAAACTTTTTTCCAGTCTGAAAAAATCTGGTATAGTAAAATCTACTTTGGGCAAGAATGGAGGATATGTTCTTACTGATAAGCCAGAGAATATAACAATGAAACAGCTTCTGAAAGCTGCAGAAGGACATATTTCTATTCATAACTGTAAAGATAGAAGGATTGATATGTCCTGCGAATTTTTTGATAGATGCATATTTAAAGATTTCTGGAATAAGTTTAATACACATATTAATGATTTCCTTGATTCATATACACTTGCAAGCTTCTTGAAAAAGGATTATTAA
- a CDS encoding cysteine desulfurase family protein gives MKNDEVYLDCCKTSRLAPEVLDAMMPYLTDKFWYPGPFTSIGTEIAEAIENSQKTIANSLNAEPKESIFTSGGTDANNIAIKGIMYANKDKGKHFITSVVSHPAILAVFSALEKEGYKGTYISANRDGYLNLEELKEAIRDDTTLVAFTHVNHILGTIQQVEEISKILQNANHKIYLFLDSCEAYTKIPIDVKKLGIDALSISGHKFNGPKGVGVLYLKKGTKIVPIQYGITRLHRLKPGSVNVPAIVGMGKAVELAFESFDVQIAKYRKLQKLLYEEIFKRIPDVQLNGPNLGERSPAHLNISFAYVEGEAIMMMLDFEQIYVETGAACSSQNLQPNYILTQTGRTPEEANGSIRLTMDRFVTEEGIMRAVDALEKVIKELRRRSPLGKS, from the coding sequence ATGAAAAATGATGAAGTCTATTTAGACTGCTGTAAAACTTCCAGACTTGCACCTGAAGTTTTAGATGCAATGATGCCATATTTAACAGATAAGTTTTGGTATCCGGGACCTTTTACAAGTATTGGAACTGAGATTGCTGAAGCAATTGAGAACTCGCAGAAGACAATCGCAAATTCTCTTAATGCTGAGCCAAAAGAAAGTATTTTTACTTCTGGCGGGACTGATGCAAATAATATTGCAATCAAAGGAATAATGTATGCAAACAAAGATAAAGGGAAACACTTCATTACTTCAGTGGTTTCACATCCAGCAATTTTGGCAGTCTTCAGTGCATTGGAGAAGGAAGGATATAAAGGCACATATATTTCTGCAAATCGGGATGGCTATCTGAATTTGGAGGAATTAAAAGAAGCAATTAGAGACGACACAACTCTGGTTGCATTTACACATGTTAATCATATTTTGGGCACCATACAACAAGTTGAAGAAATCAGTAAAATTCTGCAAAACGCGAATCATAAAATCTATCTTTTTTTAGATTCCTGCGAGGCATATACGAAAATTCCAATTGATGTTAAAAAGCTTGGAATAGATGCACTTTCCATTTCTGGGCATAAATTCAATGGACCCAAAGGAGTTGGGGTTTTATATCTAAAAAAGGGGACTAAGATTGTTCCAATTCAATATGGTATTACTCGTCTGCACCGTCTTAAACCAGGTTCGGTAAATGTGCCCGCCATAGTTGGAATGGGGAAAGCTGTTGAACTTGCATTTGAAAGTTTTGATGTGCAGATTGCAAAGTATCGTAAATTACAAAAACTGCTTTATGAGGAGATTTTCAAAAGGATTCCAGATGTGCAATTAAATGGACCTAATTTGGGAGAAAGAAGCCCAGCACATCTCAATATTTCGTTTGCCTATGTTGAAGGTGAAGCGATAATGATGATGTTGGATTTTGAACAAATCTATGTTGAAACAGGTGCAGCGTGTTCTTCACAAAATCTTCAGCCAAACTATATTTTGACACAAACAGGCAGGACACCAGAAGAAGCAAATGGTTCAATCCGCTTAACAATGGATAGATTCGTTACAGAGGAAGGGATTATGCGAGCAGTTGATGCTTTAGAAAAAGTAATAAAAGAATTACGAAGACGAAGCCCTTTAGGAAAAAGTTAA
- a CDS encoding ABC transporter ATP-binding protein encodes MIKIKNLSFQYDRDIVLKNISLEIKKHDFIGIIGPNGAGKSTLLKCLSGFLKSKEGKIFLGDKPVESYEKIELAKQVSVVTQQSYYEFDFYVKDIVLMGRFPYLRFWQNFRKSDEKATKNTLKELELSHLANRRLSELSGGEFQLVMIARALNQDTDILLLDEPAAHLDIHHQIRIFSILKKLNLEQKKTIISVSHNINLAAEFCDKILILADGEIADFGKVKEVINEKQLSKIYQVPVRVVNNPFTEKPNIVYDYEK; translated from the coding sequence ATGATAAAAATTAAAAATCTTTCATTCCAATATGATAGAGATATAGTTCTTAAAAATATCTCATTAGAAATTAAAAAACATGACTTTATTGGAATAATCGGACCAAATGGAGCTGGAAAATCTACTTTACTAAAATGTTTAAGTGGATTTTTGAAAAGTAAAGAAGGCAAAATTTTCCTTGGGGACAAACCAGTAGAAAGTTATGAGAAAATTGAATTGGCAAAACAAGTATCAGTTGTTACACAGCAATCTTACTATGAATTTGATTTTTATGTGAAAGATATTGTTTTAATGGGGAGATTTCCATATCTTAGGTTCTGGCAAAATTTCAGGAAATCTGATGAAAAAGCAACAAAAAATACGCTTAAGGAATTAGAACTATCTCATTTAGCAAATAGACGCCTATCTGAATTAAGTGGAGGAGAATTCCAGCTTGTTATGATTGCAAGAGCATTGAACCAGGATACAGATATTCTTCTTCTTGATGAGCCTGCTGCACATCTGGATATTCATCATCAGATTAGAATTTTTTCCATACTAAAAAAACTTAATTTAGAACAGAAAAAGACAATCATTTCAGTTTCTCATAATATAAATCTTGCTGCGGAATTTTGTGATAAGATTTTGATTCTGGCAGATGGAGAAATCGCTGACTTCGGTAAAGTAAAAGAAGTTATAAATGAAAAGCAATTATCAAAAATCTATCAGGTGCCTGTAAGAGTGGTGAATAACCCTTTTACAGAGAAACCAAATATTGTGTATGATTATGAAAAATAG